The Amycolatopsis jiangsuensis nucleotide sequence CGGCCCAGCGCCTTCTCCAGCGCGCGAAACACCGCCAGCAGCACCGGACCGGTGCTCTCCCAGTACAGGAACACCGCTCCGTCCGGTGGGGTGGCGCTGATGAACGTCCCGGCGGGCAGCACGATGTCGATCGGCCGGTAGGCGCCGGAGGTGAACGGCGTGGCGGGGTCGATCAGGAACTTCAGCGCTACGCCGACCGCCGTCTTGGTGTCGAGGATGCCGGCGTTGATACTGGTGCGCGCCTGCGGCGAGGTGCCGCTGAAGTCCAGCTCCATCCGGTCGGCGGCCTTGGTGATCTTCAGTTTGATCCGGTACTCGATGGAATCGTCGACGCCGTCGCAGTCGATGCCCTCCTGCGCCTCGTAGACCCCGTCCGGCAGTGCGGCCAGCGCGGTGCTCATCGATTCCGCCGAGACGTCGGTGGCGTAGCGGATCGCGCCGAGGTAGGCCGCCGTCCCGTAGCGTTCGACGCTTTCCAGGATCAGCTGCTCGCCGAGCAGGAGGTTCTGGTAGATCGTCTTGATGTCGGGCAGCAGCAAAGCGCAGAACCGGGCGTTGTCGAAGATCAGGTTGAACGACGCCTTGACCGGTTTGTCATCGCGGTAGAGCAGCATCGGCGCGATCACGAGGCCGTTCTCGTAGACGTTGCGCTTGGTGCCGCTGAATCCGGCCGGGACCACGCCACCCATGTCGAGCTGGTGCGCGCGCAGGGTGACGAACGAGATCAGCTTGCCGCCGTGGAACACCGGACGGATGAAGCAGATGTCGTTGACATGGTTGCCCGCCCGGTAGGGGTCGTTGCAGATGACCACGTCGCCGGGAACGAGATTCTCCGGCCCGTACTCCTCGATGGTGTTGCGCACCGCCTCGGACATCGTGCCGAGGAACATCGCGAGGCTGTTGCTCACCGACGACATCGGGTAGTTCTGCTCGGGCGGGCCGGAGATCGTCGCGGCGAAGTCGTACCAGTCCCGCAGGATCAGGGAGAAGGCATTGTTCAGCAGGCCGGTGCACATGTGCTGGACGATGTAGCGCATCCGGCTCGCCAGCACCGAGGCGGTGAACCGGTCGGCGCCGTAGAGCTCGGTGAACTGGGCGTCGTCGAGGTCTTTGAGGGAGGTCATGGCTCACGCCTTCCGGATGCGCAGCTCGCCGTGGGTGCCGACCGTGGCGGTCTGGCCGGGGACGAGGAAGGTGGTGGACAGGGGCTCGCGGATGACCGCGGGGCCGGGGATCCGGTCACCGGCGCGCAGGTCGGTCCGCTGGTACTCGCCGGCTTCGAGGACGTCGTCGGTGAGATGGCGGATCTGCAGGGTGCGCGTGGGCTGAGCAGTCTCGCCTTCGGGACGTTCCGGCAGGGTCGGGTACTCGACCTTGTCCGCTTCGACGACAGCCTGAACGCGGTAGGTGACGCCCTGCACCGGGAGCGCTTCGAACGTGTTTCCCGAGCGTTCGCCGTAGGCCTCGTGGAAGTTCGCCACCATCTCGGCGACCGCGGCCGCGTCGATCTCGCCGTCCGGTACGCCGACGAACGGGGTCTCCCACGTCTGCCCGGCCAGGCGGCCGTCGAAGCTGCGGACGAACCGCACGTTGTGGCGGTCCTTCTCCTTCAACCGCTCGCGCAGCCGCTGCTCCATCGAGTGGTAGACCTTGTCGATCTGCTCGGCGGCCTCGGCGGTGAGCAGCGTGTAGGCACTGCGGCTGTCGGCGTAGACCAGGTCGGAGCTGACCAGGCCGAGTGCGGAGAACAGGCCGGGATGCGGGGGCACGATCACCTCGGCCGCGTGCACCAGGTCGAGCACCGCGGGCAGCAACATCGGCCCGGCCGCGCCGTAGGCGACCAGGCTGTAGTCACGCGGGTCGACGCCGTGCTGGATGGCGATGTTGACCACGCCTTCGGCGATGTTGTTGATGCCGATGTTGAAGGCGTAGCTGATCCGCTGTTCCAGCGACAGCTTCGAATCGAGTGCCTCGAACGCCTGCCTCGAGAGTTCCGGATCGAGCTTCATCCGCCCGCCGGCGAAACCGTCCGGGTCGATGATGCCCATCAGCAGGCAGGTGTCGGTCGTCGTGGGCTGGGTACCGCCGAGGCCGTAGCAGGCGGGGCCGGGGTCGGCGCCGGCGCTGCCGGGTCCCACCTTGAGCTCGCCCGCGGCGTTGATCGTCACCAGGCTGCCGCCACCCGCCCCGATGCTGGAGATCTCGTTCGACAGGGCGTTCACGATCAGGTCGTGTTCGAGTTCGAAAGTGGTGTTCACGAACGGTTTTCCGTCGGTGACCATGCTGATGTCGCAGGAGGTGCCGCCGACGTCGGCGCACAGCAGGTCGCCCGCGCCGATCAGGGTGCCGAAGTGCGCGCTGGACACGGTTCCCGCCGCGGGGCCGGCGAACACGATCCGGAAGGGGTGTTCCATCGCGACGTCCGAGCGCACCAGCTGGGCGGCGCAGTCGGCGAAGTTGAGGTCACCGTCGAAGCCGAGGTCCCGCAACCCGGTGTCGAGGCGCTGGGTGTAGGCGTCGTAGGTCAGGCGCATGAAGACGTCGACGACGGTGGTGGAGGCCCGCGCGAATTCCTTCGCCAGCGGGGAAACGTCACTCGAGATCGACACCGGGATGTCCCCGAGTTCCTCGTGCACCAGTTCGCGGAGACGGTCCTCGTGGTGGCTGTTGACGTAGGCGTTGAGCAGGCAGATCGCGACGCCTTCGACGCCGCACCTGCCCAGGATCCGCAGCTCCTGGCGGGCGTGGTCCTCGTCGAGCTGGATCAGTACGCCGCCGTCGGCGGTCAGCCGCTCGCGGATGCCGCGCCGGAGGTACCGGGGCACCAGCGGCCGGTTCGCGTCGCCGTAGGAACGGCGCCAGGCCGGATTGGTCAGCCCCTCCACCGGGCGCCAGGTGCGTCCGACGTCGAGGATGTCGCGGTGGCCCAGCGTGGTCAGGAACGCGATCTTGGGCAGCCGCCGGGTGATGATCGCGTTGAGGCCGTGAGTGCTCGCGTGGTTGAAGACCGCCGAGTCGCCGACTCCGATCTCCTCGGCACCGCGCAGCACCCCGCGTTCGGTGGTGCGCACGTCGGTGGCGACCTTCACGGTGCGGATCTCCCCGCCGCTGATGGCCACCACGTCGGTGAACGTGCCGCCGACGTCTACTCCGATCATGGATCTTCCCGCCTTTCCCGAATCTGTGGTCAGTCGACGTCGAGGCCGTCGGAGGTCAGCACGATCGGTCCGAGCAGCGGGCCGCGTTCGCGGCTGACCGACCGAAGCGTCTTCTGGTGCTTGACGACGGTGAACCAGCCGCCCTCGCTCAGCACCGGGTAGCGGCGGAAGTCGGCCGCCGAGGATCCGGGGAAATCACGCTCGAGGTCGACGCCGAGCGCCTTCAGCTCATCGGCGGTGACCTCGTCCCGGGCTACCGAAAGTCCTTCCGGGACAGATGTTTCGACTGCGTCCATGGCCATCACTCCGGTGTGTTGTGCCGCTGCCGAGTTTCGTGTACCAATCGGTCTAAGAAACCGTGATGGGGAGCACTGTAGGTCTCCGTCAGCGGCCTGACAAGCCCGAACCGGGTGAGAGAAGGAGCGAGGCGAGGATGCGGACACGGGTGCGGCTCGACACGGCGGAGCGGGTGACCACGGTCCGGCTGGACGCGCCGCCGTTGAACGCTTTCGATACGGAAATGCGGCGCGAGCTGGCCGAGGCGGCCCGGCTGATCGCGGACGACAGCGCCGTCCGCGCCGTGGTCCTCTACGGTGGCGAGCGCTGTTTCGCCGCGGGCGCGGACATCCGGCAGCTCGCGGCCTTCGGCTTCGAGGAGATCGCCGGCTGGAACCGGGCGATGCAGGAGACCGTCACGGCTTTCGCCCAGCTGCCGATTCCGGTCGTCGCCGCGATCACCGGGTACGCCTTGGGTGGCGGGATGGAACTGGCGCTGGCCGCGGACTTCCGGATCGCTGCGCAGGACGCCGTGCTCGGGCTGCCCGAGGTACTGCTGGGCATCATGCCGGGTTCGGGCGGCACCCAGCGCCTCGCCCGGCTGGTCGGCCCGTCCCGGGCCAAGGAGCTGATGATGACCGGCCGCCGGATCGCCGCCGCCGAGGCGGCCGAGCTGGGCATCGTGAACCGGCTCGCCGAAGACCCGTACGCCGCGGCGCTCGAGTTCGCCGGTGCGCTCGCGCAGGGGCCGCGCTTCGCGCTCCAGGCGATCAAGGAAGCGGTCGACCAGGGGATCGACAGCCCGCTGGCCGACGGGCTCGCCCTGGAGCGGTCGCTGATCGCCGGCCTGTTCGCCACCGCCGACCGGGACGCCGGCATGGCCTCGTTCCTGCGGCACGGGCCGGGCAAGGCGAGCTTCGGCGACCCTGCCTAGAGTGAAGCTCGGAAAACCCAGCGAGGGGGAGCGATGCCGAGACCACCGGGGCACGGGCCCGGTTACGAGGTCAAGCGCCAGGAGATCATCGACAAGGCCGCGGCGCTGTTCGCCAAGCAGGGCTACGCCGCGACCGGCATCGCCGAACTCGGCGAGGTGGTGGGGCTGGCCAAAGGCGCGCTCTACTACTACATCGGGTCCAAGGAGAACCTGCTGGTCGAGATCCAGGACCGGGTGCTCGGGCCCCTGCTGACCTCGGCCCGCCGGATCGCCGCGCTGGACGAGGACCCGGTACTGCGGCTGCGGTTGCTGTCGGAGACATTGCTGGGCAACATCCTCGAACGGCTGGACCACATCTGGGTCTACGAGCACGACTACCGGCACCTGCGCGGGGCGAACCGCTCGCGGTTGCTGAGGCAGCGCCGCGAGTTCGAGAAGATCGTCCTGGACCTGCTGGTCGCGGCGATGGAGACCGGCGCGTTGCGGCAGCTCGACCCGCGGCTGGCGATGCTGCAATTCCTCAACCTGCACAACCACACCTACCAGTGGGCGCGGCCCGGCGGAGGCTGGGACGCGGCCTTCCTTTCCCGGGAGTACTGCGCGACGCTCATCGCGGGGTTCTGCGCCGACGGTTACGACGTGGCAGGGCTGGAGAAGCGGCTGGCGGATTTCCGCTCCCACGCCTGCCACTGAACCGCTGGTTCACGCAGTGGCGGCCTCGCGGACCGCCGCGGCGATGGTCTCCTTCGAGGGCAGCCAGACCCGCTCCAGCGAAGGGCTGTAGGGCGCCGGTGTGCGCTCGGCGCCGACCCGGATGACCGGGGCGTCGAGGGTCCAGAACCCCTCCCGCGCGGCGACTGCGGCGAGCTCGGCACCGACGCCGAATTCGCCCACGGCTTGGTGGGCGACGACGAGACGGCCGGTCGTGGCCAGCGACCGCAGCACCGTCTCGGTGTCCAGCGGCGCGATGGTGCGCAGGTCGATCACCTCGACGCTGATGCCTTCCCCGGCGAGCTGTTCGGCGACGTCGGCGCAGTCGTGCACCAGTTTGGAGTAGGACACCAGGGTGACGTCCGTGCCGGTGCGCCGGATCGCGGCCTTGCCGAGCGGAACCAGGTGCGTGCTCGGGGGCTGTGGCCCTTTTCGCCCGTACATCAGGCGGTTCTCGACGAACACGACCGGATTGGGATCACGGATCGCGGCCCGCAGCAGCCCGTAGGTGTCGGCGGGGGTCGAAGGCATGACGACGGTCAGCCCGGGCACGTGCGCCAGCATCGCCTCCAGGCTCTGGGAATGCTGGCTGCCCGAGGACTTCCCCGCGCCGAACTGAGTGCGGATCACCAGCGGCAGGCTGACCGCGCCGCCGGTCATGAACCGCAGTTTGGCGGCCTGGTTCATCAGCTGGTCGAGACAGACGCCGATGAAGTCGAAGTACATGATCTCCACGACCGGACGCAGCCCGGCCATGGCCGCCCCGACAGCAGCGCCGGCGATGGCGCTCTCCGAGATCGGCGTGTCGCGGACCCGGCCGGGGAACCGTTGGGCCAGCCCCCTGGTCAGCCCGAACACATTGCCCCCGGCACCGACGTCGATCCCGGCGAGGAAGACCGAGTCGTCGGTCTCCAGTTCCCGTTCGAGTGCGCGGTGGACCGCGTCCATGGTGCGGAAGACCTCGCCGGTGGCGGTCGCGGGCTCGGGTGCGGGCTCGCGGGGGACGCCGACGAAGTGGTGCAGTGTTTCCGGGGCCGGCTCGGGCGCGGCGCGCGCCTTCTCGACGGCCGCGTCGATCTCGGCGTCCACCGACTCGTCGATCGCGGCCGGATCCTCCCCGAGCGCACGCAGCCGGCCGGCGAGCCGGACGATCGGATCGCGTTCCTTCCATTCGGCGAGCTCTGCGGGATCGCGGTACTTGAGCGGATCGCCCTCGTAGTGCCCGTGCCAGCGGTAGGTCTCGGCCTCCACCAGCACTGGTCCGGCCCCTTCGCGCAGGTCACGCGCCAGTCGTCCGACGAGATCCGCGACCGCCACGGCGTCGTTGCCGTCGACCTGGTGGAAATCCATCGCGTAACCCGGCGCGCGGTCGGCTAGCGAGGCCCGGGTCTGCGTCGCGATCGGTGAGAACTCGGCGTATTTGTTGTTCTCGCAGAAGAAGATCACCGGCAGTTGCCACACCGAGGCCAGGTTCGCGGCCTCGTGGAACATGCCCTGGGCCACCGCGCCGTCGCCGAAGAAGGCCAGCACCACACCGCCGGATCCGCGCAGCTGCGCGGCGGTCGCGGCACCGACGGCGATCGGCAGCCCGGCCGCGACGATGCCGTTCGCCCCGAACACGCCGCGCCGCGGATCGGCGATGTGCATCGATCCGCCGCGTCCGCGGCAGGTGCCGGTCTCCTTGCCCATGAGTTCGGCGAACATGCCCTCGACGTCAATGCCTTTGGCAATGCAGTGCCCGTGCCCGCGGTGGGTCGAGGTGATCACGTCGCGCTCGTCCAGCGGCAGGCAGGCGCCGACCGCCGAGGCTTCCTGGCCGATGGACAGGTGCAGGAAACCGGGGATCTCGTTGGTGCGGTACAGGCGGGAGGCACGGTCCTCGAACTGCCGGATCAACCGCATCCGCCGGTACATCCCCACCAGTGTGCTTGGCTCGTCGTCGAAAGCCGTTGCCAGGTCGCTCACCCGGGTGGAAGTCATCGCGCTCCTGCCCTTGTCGCTCATCGAGTTCAGCCCGGCCCCTTGACATCGGGCCGGAAACCACGATTCTTGTACCGATTGGTCGAAAAAACAACTCCACTCCGGAGGTGGTGCACGTGCGGGCCCTGCGATGGCACGGCAAAGGCGAGCTGCGCCTCGACGACGTGCGTGAGCCGGCGCCGCCCGCACCGGGCCAGGCGGTGCTCGAAGTGTCCTTCTGCGGCATTTGCGGCACCGACCTGCACGAGGTCGCCGATGGTCCGAACCTCATCCGCGCCGGTGCGCACCCGCTCACCGGCGTCACCCCGCCGATCACTCTCGGGCACGAGATGAGCGGCACCGTGACCGCGCTCGGCTCACCGTCCCCCGGTGTCGAGGTCGGGACCAGAGTTGCGGTCGATCCCTGTCTGCGCTGCGGGGTCTGCCGATGGTGTCTTCATGGCGAGTACCACATCTGCGCGAAGGGCGGGTCGGTCGGCTTGGCCGCGGACGGCGGCTTCGCCTCGCACGTGAGCGTGCCGGTCGAAGGCCTGGTGCCGATTCCCGACGGCGTCACCGACCGGATGGCGGCGCTCGCCGAACCACTCGCCGTCGGCCTGCACGCCGTCCGCCGCGCCGGCGTGCAGCCCGGTGACAACGTGCTGCTGCTCGGCGCGGGCCCGATCGGTGTCGCCGCGTTGCTTTCGGCCAAGCTCGCCGGGGCGGCCGCGATCTACGTGAGCGAACCCGTCGCCGCACGTGCGCGCACGGCGAGCGGACTCGGTGCGACCGAGGTCTACGATCCGGCCCGCAGCGACGTCCGCCGCGAGGTCTTCCTGCGCACCGGCCGGATCGGCCCGGACGTCGTCGTGGAGGCCACCGGACGGCCCGAGCTGGTCGAACTCGCCATCACGACCGCCCGCCGCGGCGGGCGCGTCGTCCTCTGCGGCATCAGCGGCGCCAGCGCCACGGTCCCCATCACCCAGATCGTCCCGTTCGAGCGGACCATCCTCGGCTCGCTCGGCTACAACCACGACATTCCCCGGGTACTGGACCTGATGGCGACCGGCCGGCTCGACCCGGCACCCCTGCTCACCGGCGTCCGGCCACTGTCGGCCGGGCAGGACGCGTTCGCCGAACTCGCCGCGGACCGCGGCAGCCACCTCAAGATCCTCCTCGAGCCCGGACGGTCCTGATGCGCCGGCACCCCAGCACGCCATCGGGACGCCACCGGCCACCCACCACCCGCACGCGGCGGCCCTCCCGGGCAGCCCGCCACCGCACGGAGGACTGATGGACTTCGATCTGCCCGAAGAAACCGTGGCGCTCAAGCAGCTCTGCCACGACTTCGCCGCCAGGGAAATCGCTCCGCACGCGGCGGAGTGGTCCGAACGCTCGCACTTTCCGACGGAGGTGTTCCGCCGGCTCGGCGAGCTCGGTCTCATGGGCATGCTCGTGGACGAGAAATACGGCGGCGCGGGCGCCGGGTTCGTCTCCTACGTCGCGGCCATGGAAGAACTCGGCGCCGCCGACCAGTCGATCGCCTCCGCCTGGAACGCGCATTCCACCATCGCCATGCTCCCGCTCTCGACCTTCGGTACGCACGAGCAGAAGGAACGCTGGCTGCGACCGCTCGCGGCCGGTGAAGCGATCGGTGCGTTCGGCCTGACCGAACCCACCGCGGGCTCCGACGCGGCCGGGATCCGGACCCGGGCCCGCCGTGACGGCGACGGCTGGGTGCTCAACGGCACCAAGATGTTCATCAGCAACGCGGGCACCGAGATGAGTCTCGGCGTCACCGTGCTCGCGGTCACCGGTGAAAACGGCAACGGCTCGAAGCGTTACGGAACCTTCTTCGTGCCCGAGGGCGCGGAAGGGTACACCAAAGGAAAGCCGCTGAAGAAGATCGGCTGGCACGCCCTCGACACCCGCGAACTGGTTTTCGACAACTGTTTCGTCAGCGACGACCACCTCATCGGCGAGGAGGGCAACGGACTGCGGCAGTTTCTCGAGGTGCTGGACGGAGGTCGCATCAGCGTTGCCGCGTTGTCCCTTTCCCTGGCGCAGAAAGCGCTCGACCTCGCCGTGCGTCATGCCGGCCAGCGCGAGCAGTTCGGCCGGCCGTTGCATCGCTTCCAGGCAGTCGGGCACAAGCTGGCCGACATGGCCACCGAAATCGCCGCGGCACGCTGGCTGGTCTACAACGCGGCCTGGCTGGCCGACCAGGGACGTCCGTTCGGCACTGTGGCGGCGATGGCCAAGCTCTACGCCTCGGAAGTCGCGAACCGTGCGGCCAGCGAAAGTGTGCAAATCCATGGAGGATATGGCTTCATGCGCGAATCGACGATATCCCGCTTCTATTCCGATGCCAAGATTCTCGAGATCGGCGAAGGAACGAGCGAGGTGCAGCGCAATGTCATCGCCCGGTCCCTGGCCGGTGGTGGCCACTGACCGAAATCCGGGAACGGGATCGAACGCGAAGCCGTGAGCCGGTTCAGCTGCCGAGGTAGAGGCCGGCGTGGGTTTGGGTCAGTGCGGGGATCGACAGCAGGCAGGCGGCGAGCGTGATGCCGGCGACGGTGAGCCAGGCCGGTCGCAGCTTCGGGGCCGCCAAAGCCGGCGCGGCGAGGCCGGTGAGGATTCCGGCGATCCCGGCGGTCGGCAGGGTGAGTGCCCACAGGATCACGAACGTGAGGACCGCGGTCGCGGCCAGTGCGCCGAGCCACTGTCCGATGTGGACGCTCGCGCGCCGGGAGGACAGTGCCACGACGGTGACGGTCGCGGCCTGGAGCACGAGGGTGCCACCGTGGTGAGGGTGGGAAACTCCACGAGGCGGGCCACGGTGACCCCGGTGGCGAGCGCGGGAAGCGCGACGGCCCAGGTCCGCTTGCCGGCCAGCAGGGCGAGGAACGCCGGCAGCCAGAGCAATCCGGCGAGCAGGGCGGGTGTCGGGGTGGTCCGCACGATGTCCGTCGGCCAGGTGAGCCGCAGGATGCCCATGACCACCGCGAGCGCGGCGTGGAACATGGTGCTGAGCAAGGCGAACCGGCGGACCGCGTCGGCGGCGACGACGTAGCGCCGTGGGCGGCCTCCGGCACTCTCACCGCCCTCGCCGATGCGGAGACGGACCGCGAGAGCCAGGACGCTCGCGGTCTCGCGGAAATCGGGGCGGCCGCAGTCGTCTTCGAAGTCGGGGTCCTCGCCGGTGCGGTCGACCGTTTCGAGGAAGGTGGCGACCATGTCGTCTTCCCAGCGATCCCGGTAGTGGGCCGGCAGCACCCGCAGGAGGTTGCGGTAGCGGCCTGCCAGCACGGTCATGATCCGGCCTCCCCGCTCAGGCCCAGGCGGCGATGCGCGACCCGGGCGTTCGCGGCCTGCCGCTGAGCCTCACCGATCAGGACGCGGCGGCCGTCCTGGCTCAGCCGGTAGTAGTGCCGGAGCCGGCCGTTGGCCACTTCGTCGCGATCCGGCTCGACGAGACCATCGGCAGCCAGCCGGTCCAGGACGCCGTAGAGCGTGCCGACCGGGAGTTTGAGCCGGTTCCCGGACAGGACGGCGACTTCTTCGACGATGCCGTAGCCGTGCCGCGGCTCGTCGACCAGCGCCGTGAGGATGTAGAACGCCTGCTCGGACATCGTACGGGGTGGCATGCGAGCCAGTATATATCGTGAAGCGATATATCCGCAGATTTTCCGCGTGACCGGCGCTTCCTCCCGTCCTCAGCGGGTAGCCGGGCACGAACGGGAGGACCGGTCCGGACGAGGAGGTACGCCAGGTGGGCGTTCGGCGCGATCTGGTCGTTCTCGGGGCTTCCGCGGGAGGGGTGGCGGCGCTGCGTTCCGTGGTGGCCGGCCTGCCCGCCGATCTGCCGGCCGCGGTGCTGGTGACGATGCCGGTCGCGCACGGTGGCGGGAACGTCCTGGCGGCGATCCTGGACCGGGCGGGCCCGCTGCCCGCGGTGACCGCCGAGCACGGCGCGCCGGTCACGCCCGGAACCATCCAGGTCGCTCCGGCGGGCCGACACCTGCTCCTGGCGGACCGGACGCTGGTCCTGAGCGCCGGCCCGGCCGAGAACGGCCATCGTCCCGCGGTCGACGCCACGTTCCGGTCAGCGGCGATCACCGCCGGTCCCCGCGCGATCGGCGTCGTGCTCTCCGGGGTCCTGGACGACGGAGCCGCCGGACTGCGCGCTCTCGCCGAGCGGCACGGTGTCGCGCTGGTGCAAGACCCGGCGGACGCGGTCTATGCCGGCTTGCCGGAGCGCGCGCTGTCCCGGGTGCCCGGTGCGCGGGTGCTGCGCGCCGAGGCGATCGGCCCGGCGGTCGACGCGCTGACGCGGGAGCCCTGGGAGCCTCCGCCGGTGCCGCCTCCCGCACCCGAACTGCTGCTGGAGGACCGGATCGCCCGCCAGGTCCCCGGGCCGGGGATCACCGGTGCACACACGCACAGCGCGGGCCTGAGCTGTCCCGACTGCGAGGGAGCGATGGTGTGGACGAACTCGGCGGGGAACCGTTTCCGGTGCCGCATCGGCCACAGCTGGACCGCCGAAGCACTCGTGCGAGCGCAGCAGGACGAGTACCGGCGGGCGCTGGAGGTCGCGCTCCGCGCACTCGACGAGAAGGCGAGCCTCGCCGCCGCGCTCGAAGACCGCTCGCGGCAGCACGGGCACC carries:
- a CDS encoding hydantoinase B/oxoprolinase family protein, with the translated sequence MTSLKDLDDAQFTELYGADRFTASVLASRMRYIVQHMCTGLLNNAFSLILRDWYDFAATISGPPEQNYPMSSVSNSLAMFLGTMSEAVRNTIEEYGPENLVPGDVVICNDPYRAGNHVNDICFIRPVFHGGKLISFVTLRAHQLDMGGVVPAGFSGTKRNVYENGLVIAPMLLYRDDKPVKASFNLIFDNARFCALLLPDIKTIYQNLLLGEQLILESVERYGTAAYLGAIRYATDVSAESMSTALAALPDGVYEAQEGIDCDGVDDSIEYRIKLKITKAADRMELDFSGTSPQARTSINAGILDTKTAVGVALKFLIDPATPFTSGAYRPIDIVLPAGTFISATPPDGAVFLYWESTGPVLLAVFRALEKALGRKAVGGDYGSLNIHNANGVLADGTPWVTTAQCGGEHGPWGATEAGDADSYSVVYQANNLDPATEAVESELPAVVLRKEYAPDSCGAGENRGGAAVLKDTLYLTEAEHWSSPLHTKSASGVGVYGGQAGALGATWVFHPEYRNVPRDKDLIATTPDVYAGATPVAGMLDPETRTIDPDGEYFYFASTPVWHTKPNAVFRYLTNGGGGWGSPLQRSPERVCRDVRDEYVTIEGAYRDYGVVISGDPHGDPEGLKIDHDATTKRRAELAAR
- a CDS encoding hydantoinase/oxoprolinase family protein, which encodes MIGVDVGGTFTDVVAISGGEIRTVKVATDVRTTERGVLRGAEEIGVGDSAVFNHASTHGLNAIITRRLPKIAFLTTLGHRDILDVGRTWRPVEGLTNPAWRRSYGDANRPLVPRYLRRGIRERLTADGGVLIQLDEDHARQELRILGRCGVEGVAICLLNAYVNSHHEDRLRELVHEELGDIPVSISSDVSPLAKEFARASTTVVDVFMRLTYDAYTQRLDTGLRDLGFDGDLNFADCAAQLVRSDVAMEHPFRIVFAGPAAGTVSSAHFGTLIGAGDLLCADVGGTSCDISMVTDGKPFVNTTFELEHDLIVNALSNEISSIGAGGGSLVTINAAGELKVGPGSAGADPGPACYGLGGTQPTTTDTCLLMGIIDPDGFAGGRMKLDPELSRQAFEALDSKLSLEQRISYAFNIGINNIAEGVVNIAIQHGVDPRDYSLVAYGAAGPMLLPAVLDLVHAAEVIVPPHPGLFSALGLVSSDLVYADSRSAYTLLTAEAAEQIDKVYHSMEQRLRERLKEKDRHNVRFVRSFDGRLAGQTWETPFVGVPDGEIDAAAVAEMVANFHEAYGERSGNTFEALPVQGVTYRVQAVVEADKVEYPTLPERPEGETAQPTRTLQIRHLTDDVLEAGEYQRTDLRAGDRIPGPAVIREPLSTTFLVPGQTATVGTHGELRIRKA
- a CDS encoding enoyl-CoA hydratase/isomerase family protein, producing the protein MRTRVRLDTAERVTTVRLDAPPLNAFDTEMRRELAEAARLIADDSAVRAVVLYGGERCFAAGADIRQLAAFGFEEIAGWNRAMQETVTAFAQLPIPVVAAITGYALGGGMELALAADFRIAAQDAVLGLPEVLLGIMPGSGGTQRLARLVGPSRAKELMMTGRRIAAAEAAELGIVNRLAEDPYAAALEFAGALAQGPRFALQAIKEAVDQGIDSPLADGLALERSLIAGLFATADRDAGMASFLRHGPGKASFGDPA
- a CDS encoding TetR/AcrR family transcriptional regulator, translated to MPRPPGHGPGYEVKRQEIIDKAAALFAKQGYAATGIAELGEVVGLAKGALYYYIGSKENLLVEIQDRVLGPLLTSARRIAALDEDPVLRLRLLSETLLGNILERLDHIWVYEHDYRHLRGANRSRLLRQRREFEKIVLDLLVAAMETGALRQLDPRLAMLQFLNLHNHTYQWARPGGGWDAAFLSREYCATLIAGFCADGYDVAGLEKRLADFRSHACH
- a CDS encoding alpha-ketoacid dehydrogenase subunit alpha/beta; its protein translation is MTSTRVSDLATAFDDEPSTLVGMYRRMRLIRQFEDRASRLYRTNEIPGFLHLSIGQEASAVGACLPLDERDVITSTHRGHGHCIAKGIDVEGMFAELMGKETGTCRGRGGSMHIADPRRGVFGANGIVAAGLPIAVGAATAAQLRGSGGVVLAFFGDGAVAQGMFHEAANLASVWQLPVIFFCENNKYAEFSPIATQTRASLADRAPGYAMDFHQVDGNDAVAVADLVGRLARDLREGAGPVLVEAETYRWHGHYEGDPLKYRDPAELAEWKERDPIVRLAGRLRALGEDPAAIDESVDAEIDAAVEKARAAPEPAPETLHHFVGVPREPAPEPATATGEVFRTMDAVHRALERELETDDSVFLAGIDVGAGGNVFGLTRGLAQRFPGRVRDTPISESAIAGAAVGAAMAGLRPVVEIMYFDFIGVCLDQLMNQAAKLRFMTGGAVSLPLVIRTQFGAGKSSGSQHSQSLEAMLAHVPGLTVVMPSTPADTYGLLRAAIRDPNPVVFVENRLMYGRKGPQPPSTHLVPLGKAAIRRTGTDVTLVSYSKLVHDCADVAEQLAGEGISVEVIDLRTIAPLDTETVLRSLATTGRLVVAHQAVGEFGVGAELAAVAAREGFWTLDAPVIRVGAERTPAPYSPSLERVWLPSKETIAAAVREAATA
- a CDS encoding zinc-binding dehydrogenase, which translates into the protein MRALRWHGKGELRLDDVREPAPPAPGQAVLEVSFCGICGTDLHEVADGPNLIRAGAHPLTGVTPPITLGHEMSGTVTALGSPSPGVEVGTRVAVDPCLRCGVCRWCLHGEYHICAKGGSVGLAADGGFASHVSVPVEGLVPIPDGVTDRMAALAEPLAVGLHAVRRAGVQPGDNVLLLGAGPIGVAALLSAKLAGAAAIYVSEPVAARARTASGLGATEVYDPARSDVRREVFLRTGRIGPDVVVEATGRPELVELAITTARRGGRVVLCGISGASATVPITQIVPFERTILGSLGYNHDIPRVLDLMATGRLDPAPLLTGVRPLSAGQDAFAELAADRGSHLKILLEPGRS
- a CDS encoding acyl-CoA dehydrogenase family protein, which translates into the protein MDFDLPEETVALKQLCHDFAAREIAPHAAEWSERSHFPTEVFRRLGELGLMGMLVDEKYGGAGAGFVSYVAAMEELGAADQSIASAWNAHSTIAMLPLSTFGTHEQKERWLRPLAAGEAIGAFGLTEPTAGSDAAGIRTRARRDGDGWVLNGTKMFISNAGTEMSLGVTVLAVTGENGNGSKRYGTFFVPEGAEGYTKGKPLKKIGWHALDTRELVFDNCFVSDDHLIGEEGNGLRQFLEVLDGGRISVAALSLSLAQKALDLAVRHAGQREQFGRPLHRFQAVGHKLADMATEIAAARWLVYNAAWLADQGRPFGTVAAMAKLYASEVANRAASESVQIHGGYGFMRESTISRFYSDAKILEIGEGTSEVQRNVIARSLAGGGH
- a CDS encoding PadR family transcriptional regulator; this encodes MPPRTMSEQAFYILTALVDEPRHGYGIVEEVAVLSGNRLKLPVGTLYGVLDRLAADGLVEPDRDEVANGRLRHYYRLSQDGRRVLIGEAQRQAANARVAHRRLGLSGEAGS
- a CDS encoding chemotaxis protein CheB, which produces MGVRRDLVVLGASAGGVAALRSVVAGLPADLPAAVLVTMPVAHGGGNVLAAILDRAGPLPAVTAEHGAPVTPGTIQVAPAGRHLLLADRTLVLSAGPAENGHRPAVDATFRSAAITAGPRAIGVVLSGVLDDGAAGLRALAERHGVALVQDPADAVYAGLPERALSRVPGARVLRAEAIGPAVDALTREPWEPPPVPPPAPELLLEDRIARQVPGPGITGAHTHSAGLSCPDCEGAMVWTNSAGNRFRCRIGHSWTAEALVRAQQDEYRRALEVALRALDEKASLAAALEDRSRQHGHPAVTERYAARNAEARRTADTLRRFIADAVEANAVEAGPAGG